Proteins encoded together in one Streptomyces sp. B1I3 window:
- a CDS encoding MerR family transcriptional regulator gives MRIGELARRTGVSERSLRYYETQGLLAADRTPGGHRDYPAGAVDRVIRIQEFYAAGLCSSKIAQLLPCVRDVDGGPSSIATPRLVEDLSVERDRINRMIGELLRSRDVLDDVITTAKGQDAPGG, from the coding sequence TACGGGCGTGAGTGAGCGCTCCTTGCGCTACTACGAGACCCAGGGGCTGCTGGCGGCCGACCGTACCCCCGGCGGGCATCGCGACTACCCGGCCGGGGCCGTCGACCGCGTGATCCGCATCCAGGAGTTCTACGCGGCCGGGCTGTGCAGCTCGAAGATCGCCCAGTTGCTGCCCTGTGTGCGGGACGTGGACGGCGGCCCGTCATCGATCGCCACCCCGCGCCTGGTGGAGGACCTCTCGGTGGAGCGCGACCGCATCAACCGGATGATCGGCGAACTGCTGCGCTCGCGTGACGTGCTGGACGACGTGATCACCACGGCGAAGGGCCAGGACGCGCCCGGGGGCTGA